The Apibacter raozihei genome contains a region encoding:
- a CDS encoding glycine--tRNA ligase — MKSQEDILKKVVAHAKEYGFVFPSSEIYDGLSAIYDYGQNGAELKNNIKQYWWKAMVQLNENIVGIDSAIFMHPTIWKASGHVDAFNDPLIDNKDSKKRFRADVLVEDYAEKFEDKAKKEIEKARKRFRESFDQNQFETTNPKVLEYRKQKADILQRLAKSLETNLADTKALIEELGISDPETGSKNWTEVRQFNLMFGTKLGSTAESATDLYLRPETAQGIFVNYLNVQKTGRKKLPFGIAQIGKAFRNEIVARQFIFRMREFEQMEMQFFVPPGTELSHFEEWKEKRLKWHLALGLGQESYRFHDHEKLAHYANAATDIEFKFPFGFKELEGIHSRTDFDLSAHEKYSGKKLQYFDPELNKNYVPFVVETSIGLDRMFLALISSCLRDEELEDGSSRVVLSLPPALAPIKVAVFPLIKKDGLPEYAEKICNDLKYDFNVMYEDKDAIGKRYRRQDAIGTPYCVTIDHDTLNDHMVTIRDRDTMAQERVSVNSLHKIISEKVDMKTLLKKI, encoded by the coding sequence ATGAAATCTCAGGAAGATATATTAAAAAAGGTAGTTGCTCATGCGAAAGAGTATGGATTTGTTTTTCCATCCAGTGAAATTTATGATGGACTTTCAGCAATTTATGATTATGGTCAGAATGGAGCGGAATTAAAAAATAATATAAAACAATACTGGTGGAAAGCAATGGTGCAACTCAATGAGAATATAGTAGGAATAGACTCAGCTATATTTATGCACCCTACAATTTGGAAAGCTTCCGGTCATGTTGATGCTTTTAATGATCCCTTAATTGATAATAAAGATAGTAAAAAGAGATTTCGTGCAGATGTTCTTGTCGAAGATTACGCAGAAAAATTTGAAGACAAGGCTAAAAAAGAAATCGAAAAAGCAAGAAAGCGTTTTAGGGAATCTTTTGATCAAAATCAGTTTGAAACAACTAATCCAAAAGTTTTAGAGTATAGAAAACAAAAAGCCGATATTTTACAACGACTGGCTAAGTCGCTGGAAACTAATTTGGCAGATACTAAAGCTTTGATAGAGGAATTAGGTATTTCTGATCCGGAAACAGGATCTAAAAATTGGACGGAAGTTCGACAATTTAATCTTATGTTTGGAACCAAATTAGGTTCTACGGCTGAGTCTGCAACGGATTTATATTTACGTCCTGAAACAGCACAGGGAATTTTTGTGAATTATTTGAATGTACAAAAAACCGGCAGGAAGAAATTACCTTTTGGTATTGCTCAAATTGGTAAAGCTTTCAGAAACGAAATTGTTGCCAGACAATTTATATTCAGAATGCGTGAATTTGAACAAATGGAAATGCAGTTTTTCGTTCCTCCGGGAACTGAGCTTTCTCATTTTGAAGAATGGAAAGAAAAACGATTAAAATGGCATTTGGCATTAGGTCTAGGGCAGGAAAGTTATCGTTTTCATGATCATGAAAAATTAGCTCATTATGCTAATGCAGCTACAGATATAGAATTTAAATTTCCGTTTGGTTTCAAAGAGCTTGAAGGAATTCATTCACGTACAGATTTTGATCTTTCAGCACATGAAAAATATTCGGGCAAAAAATTACAATATTTTGATCCGGAACTTAACAAAAACTATGTTCCTTTTGTGGTAGAAACATCCATCGGTCTTGACAGAATGTTCTTAGCCTTAATTTCAAGTTGCTTGAGAGATGAAGAGTTGGAAGACGGTTCCTCTAGAGTTGTTCTTTCATTGCCACCGGCATTAGCACCTATTAAGGTAGCCGTTTTTCCATTAATAAAAAAAGATGGTTTACCGGAATATGCTGAAAAAATATGTAACGATTTAAAATATGATTTTAATGTTATGTATGAAGATAAAGATGCTATTGGAAAAAGATATCGCCGACAAGATGCTATTGGTACTCCTTATTGCGTAACAATAGATCATGATACATTAAATGATCATATGGTGACTATTCGAGATAGAGATACTATGGCTCAGGAAAGAGTTTCCGTTAATTCACTTCATAAAATAATCAGTGAAAAAGTTGATATGAAAACTCTTTTGAAAAAAATTTAA
- the rpsU gene encoding 30S ribosomal protein S21 has protein sequence MLIIPVKDGESIDKALKKYKRKYDKTGVVKELRKRQQFTKPSVTKRQKHIRAAYKQRMESKEEA, from the coding sequence ATGCTAATTATTCCAGTAAAAGATGGTGAGTCTATAGATAAAGCTCTAAAAAAATACAAAAGAAAATATGACAAAACAGGCGTTGTAAAAGAGTTGAGAAAAAGACAACAATTCACAAAACCTTCTGTCACTAAGAGACAAAAACACATCAGAGCAGCTTACAAACAAAGAATGGAAAGCAAAGAAGAAGCATAA
- a CDS encoding tyrosine-type recombinase/integrase, translating into MIDKFLQYLEFEKLYSSLTILSYKRDLDDLKYFLLESEGLSDITNADKKQLRNFIISLSKKNLSEKTINRKISTLRSYYKFLLKVEKISISPVTNLKNLKIKKKVLLPYTEEEIKFLHHNITDENNEKLTDFERSRNLLIFDFFYLTGIRRIELINLEVSKINIPDKNISIIGKRNKERLVPITNELIEKIKTYMLLRENEILTVSQYFFTDKSGKRLQEKFVYNLINKYLSSATSKNKKSPHMLRHTFASHLLNNGAELNSIKEILGHSSLAATQIYTHSNIDDLKQVFNHSHPLGLKNKKNEN; encoded by the coding sequence ATGATTGATAAATTTCTGCAATATCTGGAATTTGAAAAATTATATTCTTCTTTAACTATTTTGAGTTACAAGAGAGATCTTGACGATTTAAAATATTTTTTACTCGAAAGCGAAGGTTTATCAGACATTACTAATGCAGATAAAAAACAACTTAGAAACTTCATTATCAGTCTATCCAAAAAAAACTTATCAGAAAAAACTATAAACAGGAAAATATCTACTCTTCGCAGTTATTATAAGTTTTTGTTAAAAGTTGAAAAAATATCCATAAGCCCTGTAACGAATCTCAAAAATTTAAAAATAAAAAAAAAGGTACTTCTACCTTATACTGAAGAAGAAATAAAATTTTTACATCATAATATAACAGATGAAAATAATGAAAAATTAACCGACTTTGAACGGTCTAGAAATTTACTCATTTTTGATTTTTTTTATCTTACAGGAATCAGGCGAATAGAATTAATTAATCTGGAAGTTTCTAAAATAAACATACCTGATAAGAATATATCTATTATTGGAAAAAGAAACAAAGAGCGACTCGTACCTATTACGAATGAATTAATTGAAAAAATTAAAACATATATGTTACTCAGGGAAAATGAAATCTTAACTGTTTCTCAATACTTTTTTACAGACAAATCAGGTAAAAGATTACAAGAAAAGTTTGTTTATAACCTGATAAATAAGTATCTTAGTAGTGCGACAAGTAAGAATAAAAAAAGCCCGCATATGTTACGACATACATTTGCCAGCCATTTATTAAACAATGGAGCAGAATTGAATTCAATAAAAGAAATACTGGGTCACAGTAGCCTGGCTGCTACGCAAATTTACACCCATAGCAATATAGATGATTTAAAACAAGTGTTTAACCACTCCCATCCTTTGGGACTTAAAAACAAAAAAAATGAAAATTAA
- the hpf gene encoding ribosome hibernation-promoting factor, HPF/YfiA family codes for MKIKAQAVNFNAQESLLEFLDKKLSKLDLFYDKIVRANVYMKLENSTDKENKTVDIILEVPGDDLVVKKTSASFEESIDLSCEALKKMIIKKKEKVS; via the coding sequence ATGAAAATTAAAGCACAAGCAGTAAATTTTAATGCACAAGAATCTTTATTAGAATTTTTAGACAAAAAATTATCTAAACTTGATTTATTTTATGATAAAATAGTAAGAGCAAATGTATATATGAAACTGGAAAATTCTACAGATAAAGAAAACAAAACCGTAGATATAATTTTAGAGGTTCCTGGTGATGATTTAGTAGTTAAAAAAACTTCCGCTTCATTTGAAGAAAGTATTGACTTATCTTGCGAAGCACTTAAAAAGATGATAATCAAAAAGAAAGAAAAAGTATCCTAA
- the tuf gene encoding elongation factor Tu has protein sequence MAKETFQRTKPHLNIGTIGHVDHGKTTLTAAITKVLAEKGLAEKRDFSQIDAAPEEKERGITINTAHVEYQTENRHYAHVDCPGHADYVKNMVTGAAQMDGAILVVAATDGPMPQTREHILLCRQVNVPKIVVFMNKVDMVDDPELLELVEIEVRDLLSSYEYDGDNTPVIQGSALGALNGEPKWVETVDQLMDAVDTWIDLPVRDQDKPFLMPIEDVFSITGRGTVATGRIEAGVINSGEGVDIVGMGDEKLTSTVTGVEMFRKILDRGEAGDNVGLLLRGIEKADIRRGMVIAKPGSITPHKKFKAEVYILTKEEGGRHTPFHNNYRPQFYVRTTDVTGTITLPEGTEMVMPGDNLTITVELHQPIALNTGLRFAIREGGRTVGAGQVTEIID, from the coding sequence ATGGCAAAAGAAACTTTTCAGCGTACCAAGCCACACCTTAATATAGGTACTATCGGTCACGTAGACCACGGAAAAACAACTTTAACAGCTGCTATCACTAAAGTATTAGCAGAAAAAGGGTTAGCAGAAAAAAGAGACTTTTCTCAAATTGATGCTGCTCCTGAAGAAAAAGAAAGAGGGATTACAATCAACACCGCACACGTAGAATATCAAACAGAAAATCGTCACTATGCTCACGTAGACTGTCCAGGTCACGCCGACTATGTAAAAAACATGGTTACAGGTGCTGCTCAAATGGATGGAGCGATTTTAGTTGTTGCTGCTACTGACGGTCCTATGCCACAAACCAGAGAACACATCTTATTATGTCGTCAGGTAAACGTTCCTAAGATCGTTGTGTTCATGAATAAAGTGGATATGGTTGATGACCCTGAATTATTAGAATTAGTAGAAATCGAAGTAAGAGATTTATTATCTTCTTACGAATATGACGGAGACAATACTCCTGTTATCCAAGGTTCAGCACTAGGAGCTCTTAACGGAGAACCAAAATGGGTTGAAACTGTTGATCAACTAATGGATGCTGTTGATACTTGGATCGATCTTCCAGTTCGTGATCAAGATAAACCATTCTTAATGCCAATTGAAGACGTATTCTCTATTACAGGACGTGGTACAGTAGCTACAGGTCGTATTGAAGCTGGTGTTATCAACTCTGGAGAAGGTGTTGATATCGTAGGTATGGGAGATGAAAAATTAACATCTACTGTAACTGGGGTTGAAATGTTCAGAAAAATATTAGACAGAGGAGAAGCTGGAGATAATGTAGGTTTATTATTAAGGGGTATTGAAAAAGCTGACATCCGTCGTGGTATGGTTATCGCTAAACCAGGTTCAATAACTCCACATAAAAAATTCAAAGCTGAGGTTTATATCTTAACTAAAGAAGAAGGTGGTCGTCACACTCCATTCCATAACAATTACCGTCCACAGTTCTATGTAAGAACAACAGACGTAACTGGTACAATTACTTTGCCAGAAGGAACTGAAATGGTAATGCCAGGTGATAACTTAACTATTACAGTTGAATTACATCAGCCAATCGCACTTAATACAGGTTTACGTTTTGCTATTCGTGAAGGTGGTAGAACTGTTGGTGCAGGTCAGGTTACTGAAATCATCGATTAA
- the secE gene encoding preprotein translocase subunit SecE, whose product MNGLINYLKGSIEEFKDHVEWPKWLDLQSSTTVVAIATILLSVFLFGVDWVLAKALQNIYSILIGLKS is encoded by the coding sequence ATGAACGGACTAATTAACTATCTTAAAGGTTCGATAGAAGAATTTAAAGATCATGTAGAATGGCCAAAATGGTTAGATCTGCAATCTTCGACAACAGTTGTCGCTATAGCTACCATTTTACTTTCTGTCTTCTTATTTGGAGTAGATTGGGTTCTGGCTAAAGCTCTTCAAAATATTTATTCAATTTTAATAGGATTAAAATCGTAA
- the nusG gene encoding transcription termination/antitermination protein NusG, giving the protein MNEMKWYVLKTISGQESKVKMYIENEVLRSEHLKNNLGQVVVPMEKVVQIRNGKKIRKEKVYYPGYVMVEANLIGELPHTIKNIPGVISFLSATKGGDPLPMRKSEVSRMFGKMDELSESEDTVTIPFEFGETVKVIDGPFNGFNGTIEKINEEKRKLDVMVLIFGRKTPIELSFSQVEKI; this is encoded by the coding sequence ATGAATGAAATGAAATGGTATGTACTCAAGACTATCAGTGGTCAAGAATCTAAGGTGAAGATGTACATCGAAAACGAAGTATTAAGATCTGAACACCTTAAAAACAATCTTGGACAAGTGGTGGTTCCTATGGAGAAAGTAGTACAAATCAGAAATGGAAAAAAAATCCGAAAAGAGAAAGTTTACTATCCGGGATATGTGATGGTAGAAGCTAATCTTATCGGAGAACTTCCGCATACTATTAAAAATATTCCAGGAGTTATTAGTTTCCTTAGTGCTACTAAAGGAGGAGATCCTCTCCCTATGAGAAAAAGTGAGGTAAGCAGAATGTTCGGTAAAATGGATGAATTATCCGAATCTGAAGATACTGTAACCATTCCTTTTGAATTTGGAGAGACTGTTAAAGTGATTGACGGCCCCTTCAATGGATTCAATGGTACTATTGAAAAAATTAATGAAGAAAAACGGAAATTGGATGTTATGGTGTTGATTTTTGGAAGAAAAACACCAATAGAACTGAGTTTTTCACAAGTAGAAAAAATATAG
- the rplK gene encoding 50S ribosomal protein L11, translating into MAKKIFKMVKLQVKGGQANPSPPVGPALGAAGVNIMEFCKQFNARTQEKQGQVLPAIITVYEDKSFDFVVKTPPVTVQLLAASKAKKGSGEPNRDKVASVTWEQVQTIAEDKMVDLNCFTIESAVSMVAGTARSMGIRVTGQNPFNN; encoded by the coding sequence ATGGCAAAGAAAATTTTTAAAATGGTAAAGCTCCAAGTGAAAGGAGGACAAGCAAATCCTTCTCCACCGGTTGGACCTGCATTAGGTGCTGCAGGTGTTAACATCATGGAGTTCTGCAAACAATTTAATGCACGTACCCAAGAGAAGCAAGGACAGGTATTACCTGCTATAATTACTGTATACGAAGACAAATCTTTCGATTTTGTAGTTAAGACTCCTCCAGTTACCGTTCAGCTTTTAGCAGCGTCTAAAGCTAAAAAAGGTTCAGGGGAGCCTAATAGAGATAAAGTAGCATCAGTTACCTGGGAACAGGTACAAACTATTGCTGAAGATAAAATGGTAGATTTAAACTGTTTTACAATAGAATCAGCTGTAAGTATGGTTGCAGGAACTGCAAGATCCATGGGTATTAGAGTAACCGGACAAAATCCGTTTAACAATTAA
- the rplA gene encoding 50S ribosomal protein L1: MAVLTKKQKAVVAKVDKTKLYSLEEASSLVKEVNYTKFDASVDIAVRLGVDPRKANQMVRGVVSLPHGTGKETKVLALVTPDKEQEAKDAGADFVGLDDYLQKIKDGWTDVDVIITQPQVMGKLGPLGRVLGPRGLMPNPKTGTVTMEIGKAVAEVKAGKIDFKVDKYGIVHAGIGKVSFDAKQIQENAQEIISTLIKLKPQAAKGVYVKSIYLSSTMSPGIAIDPKGVN; encoded by the coding sequence ATGGCAGTATTGACAAAGAAACAGAAAGCAGTTGTTGCTAAAGTAGATAAAACTAAACTTTACTCACTAGAAGAAGCTTCTAGTTTAGTAAAAGAAGTTAATTATACAAAATTTGATGCATCAGTTGACATTGCTGTACGTTTAGGAGTAGATCCTCGTAAAGCAAATCAAATGGTTAGAGGAGTTGTATCTTTACCTCACGGAACCGGAAAAGAAACAAAAGTTCTTGCATTAGTTACTCCTGACAAAGAACAGGAAGCTAAAGATGCTGGTGCTGATTTCGTAGGTTTGGATGACTATCTTCAAAAAATTAAAGACGGTTGGACAGATGTTGACGTTATCATCACTCAACCTCAGGTAATGGGTAAATTAGGACCATTAGGAAGAGTTTTAGGACCAAGAGGTTTAATGCCTAATCCTAAAACAGGAACTGTAACTATGGAAATAGGAAAAGCAGTGGCTGAAGTAAAAGCAGGTAAAATTGACTTTAAAGTAGATAAATATGGTATTGTTCATGCCGGAATAGGAAAAGTATCTTTTGATGCTAAACAAATTCAGGAGAATGCACAGGAAATCATTTCCACTTTAATCAAATTAAAACCTCAGGCAGCTAAAGGAGTTTATGTGAAAAGTATTTACCTTTCCTCTACTATGAGCCCAGGTATTGCTATAGATCCAAAAGGTGTTAACTAA
- the rplJ gene encoding 50S ribosomal protein L10 encodes MTKQEKSQVIEEIQELLKDTNVLYIADTDGLNAQQTSDLRRACFKGEISMKVVKNTLLKKAMENIEDKDFSGLFDSLKGNSTIFISEKGNAPARLIQTFRKKSEKPLLKAAWVDSAVFVGDAQLDALANLKSKEELVGDIIGLLQSPIKNVVSALKSGGNTIAGLVKTLSEKAE; translated from the coding sequence ATGACAAAGCAAGAAAAATCACAGGTAATAGAAGAAATACAAGAGTTATTAAAAGATACTAATGTATTATATATAGCTGACACTGACGGATTAAACGCACAACAAACTTCTGACTTAAGAAGAGCCTGTTTTAAAGGAGAGATTTCAATGAAAGTGGTTAAAAACACTTTATTGAAAAAAGCAATGGAAAATATCGAAGATAAAGATTTTTCCGGTCTATTCGACAGCTTGAAAGGAAATTCCACTATTTTCATTTCAGAAAAAGGAAATGCTCCTGCAAGACTTATTCAAACATTTAGAAAAAAATCAGAAAAACCTTTACTAAAAGCAGCTTGGGTAGACTCGGCTGTGTTTGTTGGAGATGCTCAATTAGATGCTTTAGCAAATCTTAAATCAAAAGAAGAGCTTGTTGGAGATATCATCGGATTGCTTCAATCCCCTATCAAAAATGTTGTTTCAGCTCTTAAATCAGGAGGAAATACCATTGCAGGTTTAGTAAAAACATTATCTGAAAAAGCGGAATAA
- the rplL gene encoding 50S ribosomal protein L7/L12: MADLKQLAETLVNLTVKEVSELADILKEEYGIEPAAAAVAVAAGPAAGEGAAAEEKTEFDVILKAAGANKLAVVKLVKDLTGKGLKEAKDAVDGAPTPIKEGVSKDEAEGLKKQLEEAGAEVELK, translated from the coding sequence ATGGCAGATTTAAAACAATTAGCTGAAACTTTAGTTAACCTTACAGTAAAAGAAGTTAGTGAACTAGCTGACATATTAAAAGAAGAATACGGAATTGAGCCTGCTGCTGCTGCAGTTGCAGTTGCTGCTGGTCCTGCTGCTGGTGAAGGTGCTGCTGCTGAAGAAAAAACAGAATTTGATGTAATTCTTAAAGCAGCTGGTGCTAACAAATTAGCTGTAGTTAAATTAGTAAAAGATTTAACAGGAAAAGGATTAAAAGAAGCTAAAGATGCTGTTGACGGAGCTCCTACACCAATCAAAGAAGGAGTATCTAAAGACGAAGCAGAAGGTCTTAAAAAACAGCTTGAAGAAGCTGGTGCTGAAGTTGAGTTAAAATAA